In one Antennarius striatus isolate MH-2024 chromosome 1, ASM4005453v1, whole genome shotgun sequence genomic region, the following are encoded:
- the LOC137595544 gene encoding golgin subfamily A member 6-like protein 7 — MPSRKARASVAAERLMTESQTTPQHLDPDADPVSSLCRPPETNSRARRRNRRMLQRDENVTPTAENLGGAQEQIAEGSQNITAVDGRLRALQVKYEKVTMAMDEMQKKQAEMELESRSREEQIALLHKSLHSQTERQEKILQEHKKEVTRLNDLLEKKELELTMANQRARKYRDTLYELQDTKLTMERQQGVAVKREEQLMEMLTKNEEAFTRSLVEQKEQMEKHLAEQKEQMEKQLIEQKQMEKKLVEQKEQIEKHLAEQEQMEKQLIKQKEQIEKHLAEQEQMEKQLVEQKEQMEKHLAEQMEQMEKQLIEQMEQMEKQLIEQKEQMEKQLIEQKEQMEKQLDEQKEQMEKQLDEQKEQMEKQPKEQMEKQLAEQEQMEKQPAEQKEQMEKQPAEQEQMEKKLAEQKEQMEKQPAEQEQMEKQPAEQKEQMEKQPAEQEQMEKQPAEQKEQMEKQPAEQEQMEKQLAEQEQMEKQPAEQEQMEKQPAEQKEQMEKQLAEQKEQMEKQPAEQKEQMEKQPAEQKEQMEKQLVDVTEEVQKEREVQSSEQDDVLPQKLHKKKLKRTKRKKRFWARLFSRSQREDLPSGPRPI; from the exons ATGCCAAGCAGGAAGGCCAGAGCGTCTGTCGCAGCCGAGCGTCTGATGACCGAGTCTCAGACGACTCCTCAACACTTGGATCCAGACG CTGATCCCGTCAGCAGCCTCTGTCGCCCCCCAGAGACGAACAGCAGagccaggaggaggaacagaagaATGCTCCAGAGG GATGAAAATGTAACGCCCACAGCCGAGAACCTGGGCGGGGCACAGGAGCAGATAGCGGAGGGGAGTCAGAACATCACTGCTGTTGATGGCAGGCTACGTGCCCTCCAGGTGAAGTACGAAAAGGTCACGATGGCGATGGACgagatgcagaagaagcaggCAGAGATGGAGTTGGAAAGCCGAAGCAGAGAGGAGCAGATTGCTCTTCTTCACAAGAGCCTCCACTCCCAGACAGAAAGGCAGGAGAAGATACTTCAGGAGCACAAGAAGGAGGTGACCCGGCTCAACGACCttctggagaagaaggagctggAGCTCACGATGGCCAACCAGCGTGCCAGAAAATACAGGGACACCTTGTACGAGCTGCAAGACACAAAGCTGACAATGGAGCGCCAGCAGGGGGTGGCCGTCAAGAGAGAGGAGCAACTAATGGAGATGCTCACCAAGAATGAGGAGGCCTTTACCAGATCCCTGGTTgagcagaaggagcagatggagaagcatcTGGCTgagcagaaggagcagatggagaagcagctgattgAGCAGaagcagatggagaagaagctggTTGAGCAGAAAGAGCAGATTGAAAAGCATCTGGCTGAGCaagagcagatggagaagcagcttATTAAGCAGAAGGAGCAGATAGAGAAACATCTGGCTGAGCAGgaacagatggagaagcagctggttgAGCAGaaagagcagatggagaagcatcTGGCTGAGCagatggagcagatggagaagcagctgattgagcagatggagcagatggagaagcagctgattgaacagaaggagcagatggagaagcagctgattgagcagaaggagcagatggagaagcagttGGATgagcagaaggagcagatggagaagcagttGGATgagcagaaggagcagatggagaagcagccg aaggagcagatggagaagcagctggcagagcaggagcagatggagaagcagccgGCTGAacagaaggagcagatggagaagcagccaGCAGagcaggagcagatggagaagaagctggctgaacagaaggagcagatggagaagcagccaGCAGagcaggagcagatggagaagcagccgGCTGAacagaaggagcagatggagaagcagccaGCAGagcaggagcagatggagaagcagccgGCTGAacagaaggagcagatggagaagcagccaGCAGagcaggagcagatggagaagcagctggctgaacaggagcagatggagaagcagccaGCAGagcaggagcagatggagaagcagccgGCTGAacagaaggagcagatggagaagcagctggctgaacagaaggagcagatggagaagcagccgGCTGAacagaaggagcagatggagaagcagccgGCTGAacagaaggagcagatggagaagcagctggttgacgtgacagaggaggtgcagaaggagagggaggtCCAGTCTTCTGAACAGGACGACGTCCTGCCACAG AAGCTCCATAAAAAGAAgttgaagaggacaaagaggaagaagcgCTTCTGGGCCCGACTGTTCTCACGTTCCCAGCGAGAAGACCTTCCCTCTGGACCCCGACCCATCTGA